The Cellulomonas oligotrophica sequence AGGCCGCCGGGTCCTCCAGGTCGGGGTCCTGCCGTGCCGCGCGCACGAGCTCGTCGAGCAGGACGAGGCGGCCGGGGTCGGCGCGGACGCGGTCGAGCTGCGCGAGCAGCCCCTGGTGGAGGGCGGTGCGCACGTCGTCCGCGGCGGTCGCCGCCCCCCAGGCGGAGTCGAGCGTGCCCGTGAGCTCGCGCTCGAGCAGGGCGCGGACGAGCCCCTGCTTGGAGCCGAAGCAGTAGTGGAAGATCCCGTGCGTCACGCCCGCCCGTGCGGTCACGGCCCGGGTGGTCAGGCCGCGCAGGCCCTGCTCGCGCAGGATCTCGACGGCGGCGTCGAGCAGCTGGGCGCGGCGCTCGTCCGCCGGCCGGTGGGCGCCGCCGCCCGTCCCGCCACGCGTGCCCCGCGCCCGCGCGTCCGGGGTGCGCGCCGCGTCGTCCCGTCGTCCCGTCGTCCCGTCCATGGCGTCAGCCTACGCCGACTTGGCCACATGACTTGGTCGCATGGCCAAGATCGGGTTACGCTCGCCGCCCACCCGGACCGAGGAGACCCGCGATGATCGTCGTGACGCCCGCCGCCCCTGCCGACCTCCCCGCCGCCGCCGCCGTGCTCGCGGAGGCCTTCGAGCACGACCCCGCCCTCGCCCCCGTGGTCGGCGGCCCGGAGGGCCCGACGCGGCGCGAGCGCGTGCGCCGGATGTTCACCGGCCTCATGCGGTCGGGCCCCGCCCAGGCCGGCACGGTCGACGTCGCCCGCCGCGCCGGCGACGCGCAGATCCTCGGCGTCGCGGTGTGGGAGGAGCCCGGCGCCACGACCGGGCTGCTGGCGCAGCTCGCCCAGCTGCCCACCTTCTGGCGCGTGGACGGCCTCGCGGGCCTGCTCCGGCAGATCGCCGCCAAGCGCGCGCTCGAGGACCACCGCCCGCGCCAGCCGCACTGGTACCTGCAGGAGATCGGCGTCAGCGCCGACGCCCGGGGCCTGGGGGTCGGCACGGCGCTGCTCGCCGCGCGCCTGGCCACCGCCGACGCCGAGGGCGCGCCCGCCTACCTGGAGTCCTCGACGCCCCGCAACCGGCGGCTGTACGGCCGGCACGGATTCCTCGAGGTCGCCCCGGTGCGCGGCATGCCGGGCGCGGCGCCGATGGCGATGTGGCGGCCGGCACCGTCGGGGCGGGTCGCGTCCCGTGCCTGACGGACGTGCCTGACGGACGTGCCTGACCGACGTGCCTGACCGGCGCTCCTCACGGTGCGTGCCGGTCGAGGAACTCGTAGACCTCGGTGGAGTCGACGCCGGGGAAGACGCCGACCGGCAGCGCCGCGAGCAGGCTGGCGTGCGGGCGGGCCGCCGGGAACGCGCGGTCCGCCCACCGCTGCGCGAGCGGCTCCGGGGGGCGGCGGCAGCACGTCGGGTCCGGGCAGCGGGACACCGCGCGCGCCGTCGTCTCCCGCCCCTGGAACCACCGCACGTGCGCGAACGGCACGCCGACGCTCACCGAGAAGTGCCCCTGCGACGACCCCTGCACGCGCGAGGTGCACCAGAACGTGCCCGCCGTGGTGTCGGTGTACTGGTGGAACGGGCTCAGCCGGTCGTCGCGGGTGAACACCACCCGCGCGGTCCACTGCCGGCACACCGGCTGCCCCTCGATCGCGCCCAGCGGGTCGGACGGGAACACCACCCCGTCGTTCTCGTACGCCTTGTGCAGGGTGCCGCCCTCGTGGACCTTCATGAAGTGCACGGGCACGCCCAGGTGCCGGGTCGCGAGGTTGGTGAACCGGTGCGCCGCCGTCTCGTACGGCACCGCGAACGCGTCGCGCAGGTCCTCCACCGAGAGCCGTCGCTCGGCCTTGGCCTCCTGCAGCAGCGCCACCGCGGACGCCTCGGGCAGCATGAGCGCGGCCGCCAGGTAGTTGGCCTCGACGCGCTGCCGGAGGAAGTCGGCGTAGTCCCGCGGCTCGGTGTGCCCCAGCACGTGCGAGGCCAGCGCCTGCAGCAGCGGCGAGCGCGAGTCGTGCACGCCGGGCTCGCCGTGCGGCAGGTAGATCCGGTGGTGCGCGAGGTCGGTCACGGTCCGGGTGGAGTGCGGCAGGTCGGCCACGTGGTGCAGCGTGAAGCCCAGGTGCGCGGCGATCTCGGCGGTCGCCCGCTGCGAGAGCGGCCCGCCGCGGTGCCCCACGGCCGCGAGCAGCGTGCCGGCGTGCTCCTCCAGGTCGGGGAAGTGGTTGTCCTGCGCGCGCATCCTGGCCCGCAGCTCGGTGTTGGCGCGGCGGGCCTCCTCCGGCGTCGCGGCGTGCTCGACGAGCAGCCGCTGCACCTGGTCGACCATCGCCACGAGCGCGTCGAGCGCGTCCGTGGGCAGGGACCGCCCGACCTTGACCGGCGGCACCCCGAGCGCGGCGAGCAGGGGCCCGCGCTGCGCGCGCTCGAGCGCGACCTCGAGCGCCGCCCGCCGCGTCGGCGGCTCGGGGCGCAGCAGCTCGCGCAGGGGGACGTCGAGCGCCTGGGCCACGGCGGTGAGCTGCGACGCGCGCGGCTCGCGGTGCCCGTTCTCGAGCATGGACACCTGCGACGGCGCGCGGCCGATCGCGCGGCCGAGGTCCTCCAGCGTCATGCCGCGCGCGGTGCGCAGGTGCCGGATGCGCCGGCCGAGCACGAGCGTGTCGAGGGGGCCGTCCTGCCCACCGGCAGCGCCCTGCCCACCGGCAGCGCCCTGCCCGCCGCCGGCGCCCCGCTCGCCGGGCGTGACCCGGGCCCCAGGGCGCGGCGGGACGCCGGCGACCCGCGGGAGGGGTCGGGAGGGGCCGGGTCGGTACGCCGTCGTGACCATGTGACCACCGTCACATGGTGCCGGGCGAGTGGTCCAGACGGCACCGCCGAGAAGGACCGGCGTTCTTGCGTCCCTCGACCGAGCGGAGGACGACCCACGGCGGGCAGCGGCGAGCCGCGGCGCGAAGGACCGGAGTTCTTGACGACGCCCCAGGGGTCAGTCCGCCTGCGCGGCCCCCCAGCCGTGCCACCGGTCGACCTCGACGAGCACGCTGACCCGGGCGCGGTCCCGCACCCGGTAGGGGTTGCCCGTGTAGTGCCGCGCCAGCCGGTCGATGTCGACCAGGTCGACGTCGTCGTGGATGTCCACGACCCGGCCCTGCACGCTCACGTGCGTGTACCAGTCGTCGCCCGCCAGCGCCGTGAGGGCCACGTGCGGGTTCGCCCGCAGGTGCTTCAGGCGCGCGCGGCCCGCGTCGAGGTTGAGCAGCACGCGCCCGTCGTCCTCGAGCAGGTACCAGGTCGCCACGGTGACCGGTGCGCCGTCGGGCCGGACGGTCGCCATCACGGCGTGGTTGGGGCGGGCCAGCAGCGCCGCGACGTCGTCGGGCAGGGGAGCCTGGGGCACGGGCGGGTCCTCTCGTCGGCGGTCGGGCCCGCGGGGTGCGGGCCCGACCATCATGACCGTGGGCGCGTCACCGGAACAGCGGCCACTGCGCCCCGGCCCAGAACGCCACCGCGACGGCGCCCGCGGTCACGGCGATCACCGCGACGTCGTACCCCGTCACCTGGAGGTGGCCGACCCGCAGCCGCCGGCCCCGCCCGTCGGTGACGGCCGAGGTGAACCCCCGGGTCTCCAGCGCCTCCACGGTGGTCCGCACCGACTGCGCGGTGTTGAGGAACACCGGGTAGAACGCCAGCACCACGAGCCGCACCAGCCGCACCACCGAGCGCCAGGCGAGGAACCCGGGCGCCGGCGCCGGGGTGCGCAGCCGGTAGCTCTCCACGACGTCGCTGAACTCGTCGACGAGCAGCGGCAGCATCCGGTACCCGTAGCTGACGCCGAACGCGAGCATCGTCGGCGCACGCATCGCCAGCAGCGCGTCGGAGAGCTTCTCGGGGTCGAGCGAGACGAACGCGGCCATGCTCGCCAGCGACACCGTGCCGAGCTTGAGGGTCAGCTCGACCAGCGCGAGCACCGTCTGGGTGTCACCGCCGAAGAGCCACGCGGCGCCCGCGATGTACGCGAGCTCGAGCACCAGACCGATGCCGAACAGCCCCAGCACCAGCGGGCCGACGCGCGCGAGCAGCACGCTCACCGCCCCGACCGCGAACAGCGCCGCGAGCACCGTGAGGTTGTGCGTGAACCACGGGGCCAGCGCCAGCAGCACGTACCAGGCCAGCACCGCCCGCGGGTCCATCGCCGCGAGCACGCCGCCGCGGGTGGCGTACGCGGTGCGCACCAGCTCCAGGCGCACCCACTCCAGCGACAGGACGTCGCGGTGCTGCCGGCTCACCGGGCCACCGCCGCGACGACGTCCGTGCGGCGGGCCGCCACGGCGGCGACCAGCCCGTCGACGTCCAGCGGCACCGGGTCCAGCCCCAGCGCCAGGCCGAGCTGGGTGACCTGCGGCGGCACCAGGTGCGCGCGCGTCAGCAGGTCGGGCCGGGCGAACAGGTCCGCCGGCGGCAGGTCGGCCAGGACGTCCCCGCCCTCCAGCACGACGACGCGCGACGCCCACTCCGCGACGAGCTGCATGTCGTGCGTCGCGACCACCGTGCACGCGATCGTGCCCGCCAGGTCCGCGAGCAGCGCCGTCACGGCGTCCCGGCTCGTCACGTCGAGGCTCGCGGTCGGCTCGTCGAGCAGCAGCAGGCGCGGGCGCATCGCCAGGCCCACGGCCAGCGTGGCGCGCCGCTGCTGCCCGCCCGAGAGGGTCCGACCGTCGCGGTCCGCGAGGTCCGTCAGGTCCACGCGCGCCAGCACCCGCTCCGTCAGCTCGTCCGTGTCGGCACGGCCCCGCCCGCGCGGGAACAGCGCCACGTCCTCGCGCACGCTCGGCGTCAGCAGCATGCGGCGCGGGTCCTGGTACAGGTACGACGCGAGGTCCGCCAGGCGCGGCGCGGGCGCCGACCGGGTGTCGACGCCGTCCAGCTCGACCGTGCCCTCGCGCGGCACGTCGATGCCCGCGAGCATGCGCAGCAGCGTCGTCTTGCCCGCGCCGTTGGCGCCGACCAGCGCGACCCGCGCGCCCGCGTGCAGGTCCAGGTCGAGGCCCGGCAGCACGACGTGCAGGTCGCCGTGCACGGTGCGGCGCGCGTGCCGCACGCCCACGGCCCGCGCCACGACCTCCCGCCCGGAGACCCGCTCGGCGCCGCTGTCCGGCGTCGCCGGCGGCAGGGGCGCCGCACCGTCGGGGCCGGGCGCGGGCGGCCCCGCCAGCAGCGGGCGCAGCAGCGCCGCGGCCCGCTCGACCGTGCGCGGCGCCGCGTCCACCCCCAGTCCCTGCACCGCCCGGACCACCTGCGGCGCGGGGATCCCGTGGTCCGCGAGCTCGCCCGTGCGGGCCATCGCCTCGTCCACCGGCAGGTGCCAGCGCGGCGTCCCGTCGGCCATCAGCACCACCGACCGCGCGAACCGGGCGACGAACTCCACGTGGTGCTCGATCGTCACCACCGTCAGCCCGAGCTCGCGGTTGAGCACGAGCAGCCGCTCGTACACGTCCTCCGCGCGCGCCGGGTCCAGCTCGGCCACGGGCTCGTCGACGACGACCACGGACGGGCGCATCGCCAGCACCGACGCCAGCGCCGTCAGGTGCGCCTGCCCGCCGGACAGCTGCCACACGAACCGGTCCGCCAGGTCCGTGATGCGCAGCATCTCCATCGCCTCCGCCGCCCGCTGCCGGTGGTCGGCCATGCCGCGGTTCACCGGCCCGAACTCCAGCTCGTCGCGCACCGTGGGGCGCACGAGCTGGTGCTGGAAGTCCTGGTAGACGTACCCGACCCGCTCCGAGAGCGCCGCCACCGACGAGTCCCACGTGTCGACGCCGTCGACCCGCGCGACCCCCGCGAACTCGCCGGCCCAGTAGTGCGGCACCAGCCCGTTGAACGTCTTGCACAGCGTGGTCTTGCCCGACCCGTTGCCCCCGACCACCGCGAGCACGTCCCCGCGCTCGACCGTCAGGTCCACGTCGCGCAGCGAGTCCCGCGCGGCGCCGGGGTACCGGAAGCTCACGGCCTCCAGCGCGATGACGGGGTCGCTCACCGCGCGTCCCGCGCGGCACTGTCGGCACGGTCGGCGCCGCCCCGCCGTGCCGCGTCCCGGGCCTGGCCGCGCCGGGCCACGAGGAACGTCGCCCCGCCGACCACCACGAGCGCCGCGACCGACACCCACAGGAACCCGGTGCCGTACGTGCCGACGAAGTCCGGCTCGAACGCACCCACCGACATGTCCCACGCCTCGAGGAACGCGAACAGGAACGACGCGACCGACAGCAGCAGCGCCACCACCACGAACCACGCGCTGCGCGGCGCCGTGCCCTGCACCGGCTCGCCCGGCACCCGCGGGCGCAGGCCCAGCATCGGCTCGATCCGCCCGTGCAGCGCCGGGATCAGCCACATCGCCGGGATCGCGCCGAACAGGATGCCCGACAGGATCACGTCGACCCCCAGGCCGATGCCCTCGAGCAGCAGGATCGACTGCGGCAGGCCCTCGACGAGCTCCGCGTCCTCCACGCCGATCCACACCTTCGACAGGTCCACCAGCGCCGAGAGCACCTTGTCGATCACCACGACCGTCAGCGCCCCGAGCCAGATCTGCCCCCGGCTGCGCGGGTTGCGGATCAGCGACCCCGCCACGTACAGCGCGAGGAACATCTGCAGGAAGCCCTCGATCTCGGACAGCCCCGAGAAGTCGCCCATGAGCAGGTCGGTGAACACGATCTCGCCGAGCGGGGCGCCGAGCGCCGCCCAGAACGGGCTGAACAGCGCCACCATCGTCAGCGGCACGAACACGAAGTACGCCACCGAGACGTCCACCGGGCCCAGCGACACGTCGGGGACCACCTCGAGCAGGATGTTCGACAGCCCGAACAGGGACATCGACAGGACGAACACCATGAGCTTCTGCGGCGGCGCGAGCTCGCGCAGGCCGCCGGGCCCGGTGCCGCGCAGGGCGCCGCGGCGCTCGGCCGTGCGCTCGGTCGTGCTGTCGTCGGGGACGGCGGGGGAGCCGGTGTGCAGGGACATCGTGGCCTCCGGTCGGGGGACGGCTCGGGCGTGCAGGGACGGTCGGTCAGGTCGCATCAGGCGGGCAGGGTCAGACGCGCGACTGCCGGGGTGTGCGCGCGCAGCAGCGTGAGCAGCCCGGTCGGGTCGTCGACGACGTCGGTGGCCAGGCCGCGCGCGAGGGCCGCGTCGAGCTCGACGTCCGGCGTCGACCCGCCGCGCACCAGCACGCGCCGCCCGACCCCGCAGGCCCGCGCGGCCACCGCGTCGTTCTCGGGCTTGTCGCCCAGGAACCACGACGCGGCCGGGTCGGCGTCCGCCACGGCCAGGGCCTCCGCGACGAGCCGGCGGTCGGGCTTGCGGTGCCCGTTCTCGTCGGAGCACACCGACGCCCCGACCAGCTCGGTCAGCCCGTGCGCCGCGCACTCCGCGCGCACCGCCCGCCCGCTGACGGTGTTGGAGACGACGACCACGGGCATGCCGCGCTCGCGGGCGTGCTCCAGCAGGGCGCGCACGCCGGGGCGCAGCGCGCGGCGGCTCTTGGCGCGCCCGAACCGGTAGGTCAGGTCGTGCGCCTCCGCGCGCAGCACCGCGCGGCGCCGGTCGTCGAGCGCGGCACCGACCACGTCGACCCAGAAGGTCACGGCGTCGACCTCGCGCAGCGGGGCGCCGTCGAGGGCGGCACCGCGGCGCTCGCGCTTGAGCGCCGCGTACCGGGAGCGCCCGTCGGCGAGCAGGCGGGCGACGTCCAGGCCGTCGGCGTGCGCGTCGAGCAGGCGGCGCAGGTGGTCGACGAACGCGTCGAGCGCCACGGGGTCGGGCACGGACGTGGAGATGACGCCGCCGTGGTCGATGAGCAGCGCGCCGCGGGACGGGCCGGCCGGCGCCGCGACGGGCGCCGCCGGGGCGTCCGTGGCGAGGGCGCGCTCCAGCAGGTCCGCGATGCCGTCGGGGGTGTCGACCACGGCGTCGGGCACCGCGTCGACCGCGAACGGCGGGCTGTCGGTGTGGTGGCTGCGGGTCACGAGGGTCGCGCCGACCCCCGCGCGCCGCCCGGCGACGACGTCCCGGTCGAGCGTGTCGCCCACGTACCAGCACGCGTCGAGCGGCACGCCGAGCGCCTGCGCGGCCAGCGCCAGGGTGCGCGGGTCGGGCTTGCGCATGCCGACCTCGTCCGAGTACACCTGCACGCCCACGTGCCGGTCGAGCCCGTGCGCGGCCATGAGGCGGCGGTGGCTGAGGCCCGAGTGGGCGTTGGAGACGATGCCGACGCGCACGCCGTGCGCCGCGGCCAGGTCGAGCAGCCGGGGCACGCCCGGGCGCACGCGGTGCGTCGACAGGCGGCTGGTCAGCAGGTCGAGCACGTGGTCGGCCTCCGCGACGAGCACCGCGCGGGCGGCGGGCGGCAGGTCCGCGGCGACGAAGTCCCCGACGACCTCGCGGTGGTCCATCTCGCGCGGGGCGAGGCGGCGGCTGGACGCGTGCTTCCAGTGCTTGAGCGCGGTCAGCGCCGCGTCGAGCGAGGTGCGCACCCGTACCGGGTCGATGTGCTGCCCCGCGCGCGCCAGCAGCGCCACGAGCTCCGCCGTGACGTCGTCGCGCCCGCCGGGCACCTTCGACGTCTCGAACACCACGCCGCCGAAGTCGAGCAGCAGCGCGTGCGGCGCGACGTCCAGCGCGCTGCCGGGTGCGGCCGGTGCCGTCGTCGGGCGGGTCGTGGGCGTCGTCGTCACGGGCGGTCCTTCGCGTCGGTTCCGCGCGGGGCCCGGTGGCTCCGGCGGTCGACGACGACGCTAGGGAGGGCGCACGGCCGCGGGGCGACGGTCGGACGAACGACCGTGGAACGCTCCAGGACGCGGCGCTGGAGCGTTCCATCACCCGTTCGTGTTGGCCGGGCCGTCACCCGGACGACGGACCCCGGTCACCGTCCCGACGTTCTCCCGGTCCTCGGGCCGGATACCACTGACCTGTGCCGCGCACCGCCACCCACCGACCGACGATCGTCGACGTCGCGCTGACCGCCGGCGTCTCCAAGTCGGCGGTCTCGCTCGCGCTGCGCGGCGACCCCGGCGTCAGCGACGCGACCCGCCGGCGCGTGCTCGAGGCGGCTGAGGAGATCGGCTACCGGTCCAACTCGTGGGCGCGCAGCCTCGCGCGCGGGCGCAGCGGGCTGCTCGGCGTCGTCCTCACCGACCTGCACTCCGCGTTCCACACCGACGTCGCCCACGGCGTGGAGGACGCCGCCGACGAGCACGGCCTGGGCGTGCTGCTCGGCCACGGCCGCCGCGACGCCCGGACCCTCGCCGCCCGCGTCGACGCGATGCTCGGCCTCGGCGTCGACGGCCTCGTGCTGGTCACCGGCCTGCTGGACCACGACCAGCTCGCCGAGCTCGGGCGCCGTGTGCCGACCGTCGTGGTCGGCCGCCCCGACGCCGTGCCCGACGAGGTCGGTGCCGTGCACGGCGACGACGCCGCCGGCACCCGCGCCGCCCTGGAGCACCTGGTCGCGCTCGGCCACCGCCGGGTCGCGCACCTGACGTCCGCGTCGAGCGCCGCCGCCCGCGCCCGCGCCGAGGCGTTCACCGCGACCATGCGCGCCTTCGGCCTGGAGGACCGCGCCGAGGTCGTCGTCGCCGACCCCGCCACGGCCCGCGACCCGTGGGCCACGCGCACCCCGGCGCCCGCCTCCGGGACCGCCGACGCGCTGGCGGCCCTCGTGGAGCGCATCCGCGCCGGGGGCCCGGACGCCCCCACGGCGGTGTTCGCCGCCACCGACCGGCACGCCACCGCGCTGCTCGGCGCCGCCCTCGACGCGGGCGTGGCCGTGCCCGACCGCCTCAGCGTCGTCGGCTACGACAACACCGACCGTGCCGCCCAGGTCCGCCCCGCGCTGACCAGCGTCGACCAGCCCCGCCTGCACATGGGCCGCCGCGCCGTCCAGATGCTCGACGCCCAGCTCCGCGGCGCGCAGCCCCGCCACGTCGTCGTCTCCCCGGGCCTGACCGTCCGCGCCTCGACGGCACCGCCGCCGCCCTGACCGGGCCGACCACCCGACCCCGCACACGCCCGCGTCGTAGGCTCGCCCGGACAGGACGGAGGCGACCCATGTCGTTCACCACCCCTCGGGGCTCGCGGGGCGGCACACCGCCGCGGGGCCCGTTCGTGC is a genomic window containing:
- a CDS encoding ABC transporter ATP-binding protein; this encodes MSDPVIALEAVSFRYPGAARDSLRDVDLTVERGDVLAVVGGNGSGKTTLCKTFNGLVPHYWAGEFAGVARVDGVDTWDSSVAALSERVGYVYQDFQHQLVRPTVRDELEFGPVNRGMADHRQRAAEAMEMLRITDLADRFVWQLSGGQAHLTALASVLAMRPSVVVVDEPVAELDPARAEDVYERLLVLNRELGLTVVTIEHHVEFVARFARSVVLMADGTPRWHLPVDEAMARTGELADHGIPAPQVVRAVQGLGVDAAPRTVERAAALLRPLLAGPPAPGPDGAAPLPPATPDSGAERVSGREVVARAVGVRHARRTVHGDLHVVLPGLDLDLHAGARVALVGANGAGKTTLLRMLAGIDVPREGTVELDGVDTRSAPAPRLADLASYLYQDPRRMLLTPSVREDVALFPRGRGRADTDELTERVLARVDLTDLADRDGRTLSGGQQRRATLAVGLAMRPRLLLLDEPTASLDVTSRDAVTALLADLAGTIACTVVATHDMQLVAEWASRVVVLEGGDVLADLPPADLFARPDLLTRAHLVPPQVTQLGLALGLDPVPLDVDGLVAAVAARRTDVVAAVAR
- a CDS encoding TIGR03618 family F420-dependent PPOX class oxidoreductase; translation: MPQAPLPDDVAALLARPNHAVMATVRPDGAPVTVATWYLLEDDGRVLLNLDAGRARLKHLRANPHVALTALAGDDWYTHVSVQGRVVDIHDDVDLVDIDRLARHYTGNPYRVRDRARVSVLVEVDRWHGWGAAQAD
- a CDS encoding TetR/AcrR family transcriptional regulator produces the protein MDGTTGRRDDAARTPDARARGTRGGTGGGAHRPADERRAQLLDAAVEILREQGLRGLTTRAVTARAGVTHGIFHYCFGSKQGLVRALLERELTGTLDSAWGAATAADDVRTALHQGLLAQLDRVRADPGRLVLLDELVRAARQDPDLEDPAAWEQTRYLTEIEARLDTWARTADLVWLAPTADVAALVLATADGTVRTWLVDRDDDRARRTVDVAATAIGSLARPRP
- a CDS encoding cell division protein FtsQ; protein product: MSLHTGSPAVPDDSTTERTAERRGALRGTGPGGLRELAPPQKLMVFVLSMSLFGLSNILLEVVPDVSLGPVDVSVAYFVFVPLTMVALFSPFWAALGAPLGEIVFTDLLMGDFSGLSEIEGFLQMFLALYVAGSLIRNPRSRGQIWLGALTVVVIDKVLSALVDLSKVWIGVEDAELVEGLPQSILLLEGIGLGVDVILSGILFGAIPAMWLIPALHGRIEPMLGLRPRVPGEPVQGTAPRSAWFVVVALLLSVASFLFAFLEAWDMSVGAFEPDFVGTYGTGFLWVSVAALVVVGGATFLVARRGQARDAARRGGADRADSAARDAR
- a CDS encoding GNAT family N-acetyltransferase, whose protein sequence is MIVVTPAAPADLPAAAAVLAEAFEHDPALAPVVGGPEGPTRRERVRRMFTGLMRSGPAQAGTVDVARRAGDAQILGVAVWEEPGATTGLLAQLAQLPTFWRVDGLAGLLRQIAAKRALEDHRPRQPHWYLQEIGVSADARGLGVGTALLAARLATADAEGAPAYLESSTPRNRRLYGRHGFLEVAPVRGMPGAAPMAMWRPAPSGRVASRA
- a CDS encoding XRE family transcriptional regulator; translation: MVTTAYRPGPSRPLPRVAGVPPRPGARVTPGERGAGGGQGAAGGQGAAGGQDGPLDTLVLGRRIRHLRTARGMTLEDLGRAIGRAPSQVSMLENGHREPRASQLTAVAQALDVPLRELLRPEPPTRRAALEVALERAQRGPLLAALGVPPVKVGRSLPTDALDALVAMVDQVQRLLVEHAATPEEARRANTELRARMRAQDNHFPDLEEHAGTLLAAVGHRGGPLSQRATAEIAAHLGFTLHHVADLPHSTRTVTDLAHHRIYLPHGEPGVHDSRSPLLQALASHVLGHTEPRDYADFLRQRVEANYLAAALMLPEASAVALLQEAKAERRLSVEDLRDAFAVPYETAAHRFTNLATRHLGVPVHFMKVHEGGTLHKAYENDGVVFPSDPLGAIEGQPVCRQWTARVVFTRDDRLSPFHQYTDTTAGTFWCTSRVQGSSQGHFSVSVGVPFAHVRWFQGRETTARAVSRCPDPTCCRRPPEPLAQRWADRAFPAARPHASLLAALPVGVFPGVDSTEVYEFLDRHAP
- a CDS encoding LacI family DNA-binding transcriptional regulator encodes the protein MPRTATHRPTIVDVALTAGVSKSAVSLALRGDPGVSDATRRRVLEAAEEIGYRSNSWARSLARGRSGLLGVVLTDLHSAFHTDVAHGVEDAADEHGLGVLLGHGRRDARTLAARVDAMLGLGVDGLVLVTGLLDHDQLAELGRRVPTVVVGRPDAVPDEVGAVHGDDAAGTRAALEHLVALGHRRVAHLTSASSAAARARAEAFTATMRAFGLEDRAEVVVADPATARDPWATRTPAPASGTADALAALVERIRAGGPDAPTAVFAATDRHATALLGAALDAGVAVPDRLSVVGYDNTDRAAQVRPALTSVDQPRLHMGRRAVQMLDAQLRGAQPRHVVVSPGLTVRASTAPPPP
- a CDS encoding HAD-IA family hydrolase, which encodes MTTTPTTRPTTAPAAPGSALDVAPHALLLDFGGVVFETSKVPGGRDDVTAELVALLARAGQHIDPVRVRTSLDAALTALKHWKHASSRRLAPREMDHREVVGDFVAADLPPAARAVLVAEADHVLDLLTSRLSTHRVRPGVPRLLDLAAAHGVRVGIVSNAHSGLSHRRLMAAHGLDRHVGVQVYSDEVGMRKPDPRTLALAAQALGVPLDACWYVGDTLDRDVVAGRRAGVGATLVTRSHHTDSPPFAVDAVPDAVVDTPDGIADLLERALATDAPAAPVAAPAGPSRGALLIDHGGVISTSVPDPVALDAFVDHLRRLLDAHADGLDVARLLADGRSRYAALKRERRGAALDGAPLREVDAVTFWVDVVGAALDDRRRAVLRAEAHDLTYRFGRAKSRRALRPGVRALLEHARERGMPVVVVSNTVSGRAVRAECAAHGLTELVGASVCSDENGHRKPDRRLVAEALAVADADPAASWFLGDKPENDAVAARACGVGRRVLVRGGSTPDVELDAALARGLATDVVDDPTGLLTLLRAHTPAVARLTLPA
- a CDS encoding energy-coupling factor transporter transmembrane component T family protein; translation: MSRQHRDVLSLEWVRLELVRTAYATRGGVLAAMDPRAVLAWYVLLALAPWFTHNLTVLAALFAVGAVSVLLARVGPLVLGLFGIGLVLELAYIAGAAWLFGGDTQTVLALVELTLKLGTVSLASMAAFVSLDPEKLSDALLAMRAPTMLAFGVSYGYRMLPLLVDEFSDVVESYRLRTPAPAPGFLAWRSVVRLVRLVVLAFYPVFLNTAQSVRTTVEALETRGFTSAVTDGRGRRLRVGHLQVTGYDVAVIAVTAGAVAVAFWAGAQWPLFR